The genome window GTGTAGGAATAGAGGTTGGAGGTAGGGCTAGGGGTGAAAGGAGGGGGTGGACTGGGCCATGGACTTGTTTATTGGCAGGTAGAGCAGGAGTAGGAAGGGTGCAGCAGAAGGACTGGCTGGTGATTGAAGGGCATGAGCGGGTGGGATGGGCCAAAAATGTTCGAATAGAGGGGTCCATCCAGGAGTGTGGTAGGTGGGAGTGAAGAAGTGTGTAAGTGTCTTGGGGCCATGGAGAGCACAGCTGGGCTCAGTGCAATATTAACAGCTGTCTGGCCACGAAAGTAGTCAGTGAGAGGGGGTtggcaagcagggggcacagccccttaGTATTTATTATCCTATAAAGGCTTTTCAAGTCTATCTAATAAATGTGAGTCCAAGAGGGTCAAGTCTACTGACAAACATGACTCAGTGAGAGATTAAATTGTATTTAACATAGTGATGTTATATACAAACATAGGTAGATATAGATACTATTGTTTTAAGGGCTTTCggaacataatttaaaaaatggttttgaaAAGTTTTGCAAGTCACTTTTAACTATAAACCAGATACTGTATATTGGGTAAAATCTGGTTTCACTGaagttcagtgtttcttaaactttttgagaccacagaacaccaaacaataatataatTTTTGTGGAATACCTATgaacattttcttaaaaaaaattgttttcagaaaaaaaaaacctcaaaaaacaaagaagaggttgcggcacacctgcgagttgttcacagaacaccagtgttcAATGGAAtgtagtttaagaaacactgctgaaGTTAATGGTGAAACTTCTATTAACTACAATGAGGCCAGGATTCCCCCACTCAGAAGTAGTCCTTTCCTGCTGCAGAAATGTCAGTTGAATCTCTATAATCCATACTTTCCTCATTCAGCAATGTGTGTAGTCCAGCATCTGTGGATGCACCAGGGcaggagcactcacagggaaaagcCAGGGAGCCCATGCCCAGCAACTCCTGCCTTGCCCTCCAAAAGCATTGCAAATAGCTGATTTGAGATGTTCGAGtttgaggagggagggaaaggagcagggccacGGGGCATTCAGGGAAATGGGTGAGGTGGCTATGGAGCCTCCAGCAAGGCTTCACTCCTGGCCTTTAGCAGTGGGATTCTGCATCCGCCCCACTTTTCCCAACTGCCTCCCTCCATCTCTGTTTCATCATTGCCAGCCCTTCTGCTTCCACTGGGGTGGAGTCCTGCAGCTGTCAGCAGTTGAAAGGCTGGCATTGACTTCCACTGGTCCAGCAAATTTACTGGTTTGGGGCCAATTTGGTTCTTAGGGTGTGCTGAACCAGGGAAGTTGAACCTGTAATATTTAAATCCTACTAAGCAGGAATAAGTGTGATATACTATTTAAGTATCATTATCAGTATTGTTAGATATGGGAtaattaaatgtttgtttttaaatgagtgTATCATTAGTCTCAACTCACAGTATGGTATATTTAAAATCCTTATGTTTAACATCTTGTGTAACAGTTTCATAATTTTAGTCTGAATTTGTATTACTAGCTTGGTATTTTGTTTTCAGTCAGTTTGACATGATTTACAGATCTAAGCATGTCGTGAACAAAGTGTCAGAAATGCAAGCCATTGAGTGTTAAAATGTTGTATGATTACAGTGTCTCAAAGAATactaattttaaatttaaaaataacacctTTAAACTTTAAGTATTTAGAAGTAAGCTGAGAAGTGTGTACATTTTAAACATCAAAACTTCACCAGGCTACAAATACAAGGGCTATTCAATGCCACCTTCTCCGCTGCTCCTCCCCATAAAAATGGGAATAAGTTCCTAGACCTCTGAACATATAAAATCATTTTGTTTTGAAGTGATTGCACATTAAGGGAGGTTGTTACGAATGCACTAACTTCTCATCTGTGTAGATCTAAAGTAAAATGCAATTATCACACCCAATATAGACTCAAATATTCACATAATCTGATACAGTTGGTAATAGGCTGTTCTTTGGAGATTTGAGTAAAATGGCATGGATATCACAAATCATCAATGAAGAAGTTAACTGGCAGAAACACAAATGTTTGAACAGTATATCTGCCCATATTATATTTAACTGTACCAAGCTTTCTCACCTTATTTAAAAAACACTACAGTtaagtatatgtgtgtgtatacaaacacacacccacacactgtGTTTGGGGAAGAATATAGGTGTCAAATTACTAGTCTTGCCTTTGCTGATTTGCTCAGTTACTGACTATTGACATTGTCTCATCTGAGAAATCAGACTAAGTTACAGCCAGTATacaatatatttgtttaaatggTCATACTAATATCctgttgtttatttatttatttattgtagaTATAATTAACCTTGAAAGTTTGCATCTGCGATCTTGCCAACGAAGGAAGAAATGAGAAAAACCAGTTGGATTAGAAAGAACTGGCTGCTTGTGGCAGGATTTTCATTTCTGGGTGTCCATCTTGGTACATATTTTATACAAAGAGCTGCAAAGAACTCTGCTAAATCAGCCTTGGAAGTTAAACAAAAGAATCTTGAAGAATGAAATAATTTTCTCCAATCATCACATATCCATTTATCATTATTATATTTGGACTCCAGATTCAAATATTAAACAATGAACAGCTACGTGGACATAGTTGTCATTCTGTATGCATGGTTTCCTTTTTATAATATGTTTGGCTTCAAAGAGGAAAAATATACTTCTGTAGATTAAAACTTCTCTAACTTATGGATTCAAGGAAGAGTGGAATAAACTTGAAAATTTGTTGATCAGAATAAAAAGCTTGTCTTGAAGATGTCTCGCATTGAAGCTAAAAAGCCTTCATTGTGTACCGACAAACCTTTAACTAAAGATGTAGTTAGTTTCTCTCTGTCTGTATTAAGTGGTATAGTAAAATCTTGCTATGGCCCTACGGGTAGACTCAAACAGCTCCACAATGGTATGGGAGGCTATGTTCGCATAACTTCACAATCTTCTGCTTTGCTTGGTGGTCTTTCTGTTACCCATCCAGTATTAAACCTTCTGACAGCCTCTGTAAAGAATCATATATCACGCTTCAGTGACTGTGGGTTATTTACTGCCATTCTTTGCTGCAGCTTGGTTGAAAATTTTCAAAGAATAAACTTTGAGTCTAGTACGGTCACTAAAATAAGTAGACATCTTTTGAGTTCATGTATTGACTATCTCAAGTCTGAGGCCTGTGGTTGCCGATTATCAGTTGATTTTGACAGTATTAAGACCCTTCTTTCTTTGGTACGTAGCATATTAGCAAGCAAGCCTGCTTGCATGCTTAACAAAACAGAAGCCAGTTACATCAGCACACTGATTTTAAAGGCTTTTCTACTTACAATTCCACATTCTGTTGAAACTAATGTTGTTTTAGGAAAGTGTGTAATTGTGCCTGTGAAAGATAAAAGAGTTATGGAGTCTGCTGTATATCCTGGACTACTGATAGAAATACCAGTGTTTCAGTTGGCAAGTATATTTCCTGTCAAAAGAGTTTCTTCAAGTACTATCAAGATGGCCCTTTTTTGTATCTCTCTGTCAGGAGACCTTTCCAATATTGGAGATGGACCTGTCATTGTTCATCACGGCATTTCTCTAGAAGTAGCAGTACTGGATCAGTTGCTTAATTTAGGAAAGCAGTTGGTTAATGACCAAGTAGGCCTTGTAGTGTGCCAGAAAGTTATCCACCCATCTTTGAAACAATACCTGAAAGAGCATCGTGTCATCACTATAGACAGAGTTGGATTATCAATGGTAGAGCCGCTGAGTCAAATGACAGGTAATACATTAACTTTTTATTTGGCATCCATAACATTAGTTTTAAGGGAAACAGAAATGTCAAAAAGCAAGATTGTAATCCATCTTTCCTGTATCTGATTGATGTAGCCATTGTATCATTTTAGGTACCATCAATTTAATCTTAAAATAGTGAATAATTTTGAAATCCAGCAAACTAGAACTTCTTTATATACATCTTTATTTCAAACTCTTTGTCAAAGAGAGCTTGAGCCTGCCTTCATATACATGACCATATCCTTCCTATAAGTTGTTTCATAAAAGTCATTTCTGCATATTCCTACACAAGTACAATAATTGGTATTTACAAGTCAATTACCCATTCTATTACCTAGAGCAGATAGAATCAAACTCTAAACGCTGTGTTTCATAACATTAAATGATGATTGAGGATTTAATTATTTGGTATAAACACTCAACATATAGCTGATGTTGCACTGTAAAGACCATTTTCAAAAAACTGCACATGCAAGTAATGTCCTTAACAAGGAAATAAAAGTTGTACTGCTCATGATCCAAGATGTGCTAATCATTCACAAACCAGTATAAAAAAACATAGCTAGATAATTACAATATTTATGTATGTTTTGTGAAATACAAGGACTAGGAATGGTAATGTTTGCCAGTGAAAAGTGGGAAGAAATTGTTCCTAGTCATTTGTGATGTTGATTTCAGATCACAAAATGAGATTCCAATTACTATTTATTTCCTCTCCACTTCAGGTTAAAACATTTTAGTGCCATTATAGCTGTGACAACAGTTACAGGTAGAAAATACTGCTGTACATTAATTATACCATTTGAAAATACAGGACCTAGCTTCAGATTAACATTAAATTTGAATACTATAATATCAGAGCTGTGAGTAGGATCGAAGTATGTCTCTTGTTTGTCCAAGGATAGGGAAGAAGGAATATAAGAATTATACGATTAGAGTCTAATATGTTAGAATTTGCCAAGTTAAAAATCTAGGTACCTGTAATACACTCATCTCTAGTATTCGGGCATCAGTCTAAAAGCTTCCTTCACTAAGTAATAACTTTTGGCTACATCACATTTGGGCCCAATATTTGTCCTGGTCTGCAGTATACGGGAAGTAAGACATGCAACTCCAGCTTCATAAATTACGTAGATGGAatcaatgtatcttaaatccccgtccacacagcaggagatcAATGGCAGGAAACGCTCCCATCACTTCTCTTACTCCTAGCGAGGAGTCGGAGTACCAGCACCGATGGGCATCCTTTGAGATCAATCTAGCAGATCTACAGTACatccgctaaattgaactccggaaaGATGACTccggcagtgtcaatcttccctgtagtatagacatgccctttgtgtgCCACTAATCAGAAAGAAAAatataggggtgtgtctacactgcaccatagctcaaaataagatacacaatttgaactatgcaaattgcatatcttattttgaaatagcccgctataccaaaacgtcccttactcctcttggaatgaggtttacacggatgtcggaatagcaagcctgaaataatgggttttCTGTGAAAACATGAGATCGCTATTTCGAGataactctggtatcccgaaatagcattgcagtgtagacatagcctaggcctATTGTTAGGAAGTGCCATAATTTGGTAATGGTGAGGCAGGAGCCACAAAGTTATAATGGGATCCTAAAGTAatcctttcattattttaaatcaaaTGCCATTTATTATCAAAAAGGTCTACACCTATGCCTAAATATTTAATAGATTCAACACATTGTAACTACTATCCCAATTAAAGTTTCCATTCATGTTTATAATACTCTAACTTGAGTTTCTGTTTTCTTGTAATCTCTGCTGCAGCCAGATTGTATCTTGGCAACTCTCAAGTTTTTCACTGAAATTGGTTCTGCTATTTTGCTATAGCTTACCAAGATATAAAGTCCTCAAGagagcaagtcatttaatcttttAAGAGGATGGAATATATGACCGTCATAAAGATGAAACCTTTGATGAAGAAACAGATATTAAATTATTTCTATTTGgcaaaaaaagaaatggaaagtGAAAATTCAGAAATGTTTCCAAACAACTG of Pelodiscus sinensis isolate JC-2024 chromosome 3, ASM4963464v1, whole genome shotgun sequence contains these proteins:
- the LOC142828076 gene encoding uncharacterized protein LOC142828076 produces the protein MRKTSWIRKNWLLVAGFSFLGVHLGTYFIQRAAKNSAKSALEVKQKNLEE
- the MKKS gene encoding molecular chaperone MKKS, which gives rise to MSRIEAKKPSLCTDKPLTKDVVSFSLSVLSGIVKSCYGPTGRLKQLHNGMGGYVRITSQSSALLGGLSVTHPVLNLLTASVKNHISRFSDCGLFTAILCCSLVENFQRINFESSTVTKISRHLLSSCIDYLKSEACGCRLSVDFDSIKTLLSLVRSILASKPACMLNKTEASYISTLILKAFLLTIPHSVETNVVLGKCVIVPVKDKRVMESAVYPGLLIEIPVFQLASIFPVKRVSSSTIKMALFCISLSGDLSNIGDGPVIVHHGISLEVAVLDQLLNLGKQLVNDQVGLVVCQKVIHPSLKQYLKEHRVITIDRVGLSMVEPLSQMTGSQPIAALHSLSPTCYGSLKDLRTENFVSKHFWHLIPNDILVCSLILCNRNEMAWDELKHVCQTAEHVLQLTIKQPLALLGGGCTETHLASYIKHKSSTLSTGILKAIDCSQTQYQLVADAFCRSLECVACCLEHDDGEILTDMVYGHFWSVQSGFPSDCNWSDLVLKCGCGIYNNQRNLNWTVLQRQCIPFIPQSCSNRPSVNATDHLVLDCFTAKCSGLQVAVETANLILDLSYIVEDQN